In the Arthrobacter sp. 31Y genome, one interval contains:
- a CDS encoding phosphoketolase family protein yields MSLDENATAAATEPEVENFDLLHRYWSAANYLTVAQIYLQENPLLQEPLRVEHIKPRLLGHWGTSPGLSLIYAHLNRLIRRTSAEILMVTGPGHGGPAVVANTYLEGSYSEVYPAVGQDLKGLRRLVRQFSTPGGIASHVGPATPGSIHEGGELGYSLMHATGAAMDNPDLIVACVVGDGEAETGPLEGSWKAPSFINPLRDGAVLPILHLNGHKISGPTVLGRRSNTDVASLLEAHGWDPIIISGDNPAIVHPALASALDSAYASIRAIQSHARTEGVTGPARWPAIILRTPKGWTGPVTVDGKPVEGTHRSHQVPLAGVKENPDHLKQLETWMRSYRPEELFDADGRLIPELAQLAPDGDLRMGALPASRGMGSRNLVIPDPGRYAIETVPRGGVMYQSTKPLGEMLRDIYLDTADDPRFRLFCPDETNSNRLGAVFEATDRCLLEPAATPEAALADDHVSASGRVMEVLSEHLCQGWLEGYVLTGRHGLFASYEAFAMVSASMTIQHAKWLQHARDLDWRQPVPSLNILLTSTCWRNDHNGFSHQGPGLIDTVLSLSSTVIRVYFPPDANTLLVTAEHMLQSKDYVNLVVIDKQEHPQYLTLDEAREHAAVGASTWDWAGNENPGTSAGKAPDIVLACAGDVPTQETLAAAWLLKKHVPDLSVRVVNVMDAMVLPPPEVHPHGLAGDKFEELFTADVDVVMAWHGYARALHQLLHGRPHPERFHVRGYNEQGTTTTPFDMVVLNKVSRYHLVMEALRRARGQFAGADHLLELCKAQLDAHSLYIREHFEDLPEIRDWVWTQQQ; encoded by the coding sequence ATGAGCCTGGACGAGAACGCCACCGCTGCCGCCACTGAGCCGGAAGTTGAGAACTTTGACCTCCTGCACCGGTATTGGTCCGCGGCCAACTATCTGACAGTTGCCCAAATCTATCTGCAGGAGAACCCCCTGCTCCAGGAGCCGCTGCGCGTAGAACACATCAAACCCAGGCTTCTAGGTCATTGGGGCACGAGCCCCGGATTGTCCCTGATCTACGCACACCTCAACCGCCTCATTCGGCGCACCTCTGCGGAAATCCTCATGGTGACTGGCCCTGGACACGGAGGTCCCGCCGTCGTCGCCAATACCTATCTGGAAGGCAGCTACTCAGAGGTTTATCCGGCCGTTGGCCAAGACCTGAAAGGGCTTCGGAGACTGGTCCGGCAGTTTTCGACGCCGGGAGGCATCGCCAGCCACGTCGGCCCGGCCACGCCAGGCTCAATCCATGAGGGCGGCGAACTGGGCTACTCCCTCATGCATGCCACCGGCGCGGCCATGGACAATCCGGACCTGATCGTTGCTTGCGTCGTCGGTGATGGAGAGGCAGAAACCGGTCCGCTCGAAGGCTCCTGGAAGGCGCCCTCGTTCATCAACCCACTCAGGGATGGGGCAGTACTTCCCATCCTCCACCTCAACGGGCATAAGATCTCCGGCCCCACCGTCCTTGGCAGGCGCTCGAACACGGACGTAGCGTCATTGCTCGAAGCGCACGGTTGGGATCCCATCATCATCTCCGGCGACAACCCCGCCATCGTCCACCCTGCCCTGGCCTCAGCACTGGACTCGGCCTACGCCTCCATCCGCGCCATCCAGTCCCACGCCCGCACAGAGGGAGTCACAGGACCCGCACGATGGCCGGCCATCATCCTGCGCACCCCCAAAGGATGGACAGGACCGGTGACAGTAGACGGAAAGCCCGTGGAAGGAACCCACCGCTCCCACCAAGTCCCACTGGCCGGAGTCAAGGAAAACCCCGACCATCTGAAGCAACTTGAAACGTGGATGCGTTCCTACCGTCCGGAAGAACTCTTCGACGCCGACGGTCGCCTGATCCCCGAACTCGCCCAGCTCGCCCCGGACGGCGATTTACGCATGGGCGCACTGCCCGCCAGCCGGGGGATGGGAAGCAGGAACCTTGTAATCCCCGATCCTGGGCGATACGCCATCGAAACTGTTCCCCGCGGTGGCGTGATGTACCAGAGCACCAAGCCGTTGGGGGAAATGCTCCGGGATATCTACCTCGACACTGCCGATGACCCCAGGTTCCGCCTCTTCTGCCCCGATGAAACCAACAGCAACAGACTCGGAGCAGTCTTTGAAGCCACCGACAGATGCCTCCTCGAACCAGCCGCGACTCCCGAAGCCGCGCTCGCAGACGATCATGTTTCTGCCAGCGGACGCGTGATGGAAGTCCTGTCCGAACATTTGTGTCAAGGGTGGCTGGAAGGATACGTGCTGACGGGCCGCCACGGCCTGTTCGCGAGTTACGAGGCATTTGCAATGGTGAGTGCTTCCATGACTATTCAGCACGCCAAATGGCTGCAGCACGCAAGAGACCTGGACTGGCGGCAGCCCGTGCCGAGCCTGAACATCCTGCTGACCTCTACGTGTTGGCGCAATGATCACAATGGGTTCAGCCATCAAGGGCCTGGTCTCATCGATACGGTTCTGTCTCTCTCCAGCACCGTCATCCGTGTCTACTTCCCTCCTGATGCGAATACCTTGCTGGTCACCGCGGAACATATGCTGCAGAGCAAGGACTACGTGAATCTGGTAGTGATCGATAAGCAGGAGCATCCGCAGTACCTGACGCTCGACGAGGCGCGGGAGCATGCAGCCGTGGGCGCATCCACCTGGGATTGGGCCGGAAATGAGAATCCCGGTACCTCAGCTGGCAAGGCGCCGGATATTGTCCTGGCATGTGCCGGAGATGTTCCCACGCAGGAGACGTTGGCGGCCGCATGGCTGCTTAAGAAGCATGTCCCGGACTTATCCGTCCGGGTGGTCAACGTGATGGATGCCATGGTCTTACCGCCCCCAGAGGTCCATCCACATGGGCTGGCGGGCGACAAGTTCGAAGAACTCTTCACCGCCGACGTGGACGTGGTGATGGCTTGGCATGGATACGCAAGAGCCCTGCACCAACTCCTGCACGGCCGCCCGCATCCAGAGCGGTTCCATGTTCGTGGTTACAACGAGCAAGGCACCACCACAACACCATTCGACATGGTGGTCCTGAACAAGGTCAGCCGTTACCACTTGGTGATGGAAGCCCTACGACGGGCTCGTGGGCAATTTGCGGGCGCAGACCACCTGCTGGAGCTTTGCAAGGCGCAGCTGGACGCCCATTCTCTATACATCCGCGAGCACTTTGAGGACCTTCCAGAAATCAGGGACTGGGTGTGGACGCAGCAGCAATAG
- a CDS encoding DUF1003 domain-containing protein has translation MSERESTWHGQHQAGLSRGERAADYLRNGMGSWIFVGSFVLVMMVWAAINSYLLAEDAWDPYPFILLNLFLSMLAGLQGAILLIAAKRQDAIAAAMAQHDYDTDVQAKTEIDRLMAINSQQLELLEELRAVLLQLRAPDEGGEKPGPARDGEA, from the coding sequence ATGAGTGAGCGGGAGAGTACTTGGCATGGTCAGCACCAAGCCGGCCTGAGCAGGGGTGAGCGTGCAGCTGACTACCTCCGCAATGGCATGGGCAGCTGGATCTTTGTTGGATCTTTCGTCCTGGTCATGATGGTGTGGGCCGCCATCAATTCATACCTGCTGGCCGAAGACGCATGGGACCCCTACCCCTTCATCCTGCTGAATCTCTTCCTGTCCATGTTGGCAGGGCTCCAGGGCGCTATCTTGCTCATCGCCGCGAAAAGGCAGGACGCCATAGCGGCAGCCATGGCCCAGCACGACTACGACACTGACGTGCAGGCCAAGACGGAGATCGACCGGCTGATGGCCATTAACAGCCAACAGCTGGAACTGCTGGAGGAACTACGGGCCGTTCTTTTGCAGTTGAGGGCACCAGATGAGGGCGGTGAAAAGCCTGGGCCAGCCCGTGACGGTGAGGCGTGA
- a CDS encoding fumarylacetoacetate hydrolase family protein, translated as MVKIARWNHDGGTHSGFVDGNSCYALPQGQTVNGLLGAGLAVTLEIAAETLRTAPEVPLPEVQLLAPLVPATIRDFVAFEEHVEGVRKSIDGVAGVVAEWYEAPTFYFTNPHTVTGTGEVIGIPAGCSELDFETEVAAVVGHVPGSDGRNLSAAEARRHIFGYTILNDWSARDLQRREMKVSLGPCKGKDFANTLGPWIVTADEFEHLHDDEGFLPIRMAVEVNGEHIGQDLLSNMGWPFAELVAYASQDSVVRPGDVLGSGTCGSGCLAELWGRNGSKTPPPLKTGDLVRMTVEGIGSIENVVGERREAVTRIPARNRPRNRTVLAEARALD; from the coding sequence ATGGTCAAGATTGCCCGTTGGAATCACGACGGCGGTACGCACTCCGGATTCGTGGATGGCAACAGCTGCTATGCATTGCCGCAGGGACAGACCGTGAATGGCCTGCTGGGTGCCGGGCTTGCCGTCACTCTGGAGATCGCCGCGGAGACTCTCCGCACGGCACCTGAAGTTCCCCTGCCCGAGGTGCAGCTGCTCGCTCCGCTGGTGCCGGCCACCATCCGGGACTTCGTGGCCTTCGAGGAACACGTGGAGGGTGTGCGCAAAAGCATCGACGGCGTCGCGGGCGTGGTGGCCGAATGGTACGAAGCGCCCACGTTCTACTTCACCAACCCACACACGGTGACTGGCACAGGTGAGGTGATCGGAATTCCGGCGGGCTGCAGCGAACTGGACTTCGAAACCGAAGTAGCCGCCGTCGTCGGACATGTCCCGGGAAGCGACGGCAGGAACCTGTCAGCGGCGGAGGCTCGCCGGCACATCTTCGGTTACACCATTCTCAACGACTGGTCGGCTCGCGACCTGCAACGCCGCGAGATGAAGGTCAGCCTGGGCCCCTGCAAAGGCAAGGACTTCGCCAACACGCTCGGTCCGTGGATTGTGACCGCCGACGAGTTCGAGCACCTGCACGACGACGAAGGCTTCCTGCCGATCCGCATGGCCGTGGAGGTCAATGGCGAACATATTGGCCAGGATCTGCTGTCCAACATGGGTTGGCCTTTCGCCGAGCTCGTGGCGTACGCATCGCAGGACTCGGTGGTACGCCCCGGCGACGTTCTCGGATCCGGAACCTGCGGCAGCGGATGCCTCGCTGAACTATGGGGACGCAACGGGTCAAAGACTCCCCCGCCGCTGAAGACCGGAGACCTTGTCCGGATGACCGTGGAGGGAATCGGATCTATCGAGAACGTCGTGGGTGAACGCCGCGAGGCAGTAACCCGGATCCCTGCAAGGAACCGGCCTCGCAACAGGACCGTGCTTGCAGAGGCCCGCGCCCTGGACTAA
- a CDS encoding amidohydrolase family protein — translation MSTRPSEAPAPTVDVHAHILIPALQQRVAEADPDGFAALQALELRRNGPESLAASGRMIKERWPQLTDLDRRLADMDAQGVDVQLVSPSPSHFYYFAGEKLSLELAQQANEAVRGFVDRAPERLNGLGLVPLQHPQLMVEALEHAVLECGLLGVEIGSFAATPADPERSTVELSDPRLEPFWSRADELGAIVFLHPFGCSLDERLDRFYLANTVSQPAENAVALSHLIFGGVLDRYPTLKVLAAHGGGYLPTTIGRSDHAWKVRPEAQRCAEPPSSYLQRIFFDSLVHSPRELRALVEAAGPGQVLLGSDYPFDMGSEDPIEEVQAAGLTRADAAKVLKGNAAGLGITAAAALADRPTV, via the coding sequence ATGAGCACCCGCCCCTCCGAAGCACCGGCACCTACAGTCGACGTGCATGCCCACATCCTGATTCCGGCTCTCCAGCAACGTGTGGCGGAGGCCGACCCTGACGGTTTCGCTGCCCTCCAAGCCTTGGAATTGCGGCGGAACGGCCCGGAGTCGCTCGCAGCATCGGGGCGCATGATCAAGGAACGGTGGCCTCAGCTCACGGATTTGGATCGTCGTCTGGCTGACATGGACGCCCAAGGAGTGGATGTCCAGCTCGTATCGCCCTCGCCGTCGCACTTCTATTACTTTGCCGGCGAAAAGCTTTCCCTGGAGCTCGCCCAGCAAGCCAACGAGGCAGTTCGCGGCTTCGTGGACCGCGCACCCGAGCGGCTCAACGGCCTTGGCCTCGTCCCCCTCCAGCACCCACAGCTCATGGTCGAAGCACTGGAACACGCTGTTCTTGAATGTGGCCTGCTTGGTGTGGAGATCGGGTCCTTCGCTGCCACGCCGGCAGACCCCGAGCGCAGCACCGTGGAGCTTTCCGATCCGAGACTGGAGCCCTTCTGGAGCCGGGCAGACGAACTGGGCGCCATCGTGTTCCTGCATCCCTTTGGCTGCTCCCTGGATGAACGACTGGATCGTTTCTACCTGGCCAACACCGTCTCCCAGCCCGCCGAGAACGCCGTCGCACTCTCCCACCTCATCTTCGGCGGAGTACTGGACAGGTACCCCACGCTCAAGGTGCTGGCTGCCCATGGCGGGGGTTACCTTCCCACCACCATCGGCCGTTCGGATCACGCATGGAAGGTCCGCCCCGAGGCGCAGCGGTGCGCCGAACCGCCGTCGTCGTATCTTCAGAGGATCTTCTTCGACTCCCTGGTGCATAGCCCCCGTGAGCTGCGCGCCCTCGTGGAAGCGGCCGGCCCAGGGCAGGTGCTTCTCGGCTCTGACTACCCGTTCGACATGGGCTCCGAGGATCCCATCGAGGAAGTCCAAGCTGCCGGACTCACCAGAGCCGATGCCGCCAAGGTGCTCAAAGGTAATGCTGCCGGCCTCGGCATCACCGCTGCGGCCGCCCTGGCCGACCGACCCACCGTATAA
- a CDS encoding FAD-dependent monooxygenase — MAAVQKVGIVGAGAAGLTAAILLADAGVDVEILEKAAEPQTLGSGITLQGNALRILRELGVWEQVEAKGYPFSNLGLRAPDPAGTIIAVLEDIRTGGDDLPATLGMYRPDLTAILRERALQAGTRITYRKTVTGIEDDGDSVTVRTSGGDSSRYDLLIGADGLHSAVRKAIGVEVEPQPTGMGIWRAFVERPEDVVRTDLTYGGPCFIAGYCPTGPDSIYAYLVERAQERKHEDGPRIMTELAAAYGGPWNEIRANLNHSARINYTWFTTHLVDGPWNRGRTVIIGDAAHSCPPTVAQGAAMAFEDAAVLAELLISADHVTETLWKEFTDRRLERATAVVKASVQLGQWMLDGVRDANVPGLMNSLSTMLKEPA; from the coding sequence ATGGCAGCAGTACAAAAGGTTGGAATCGTCGGAGCGGGAGCTGCGGGACTGACCGCCGCCATCCTCCTCGCCGACGCCGGAGTCGACGTCGAGATTCTGGAGAAAGCCGCCGAGCCACAGACGCTGGGTTCGGGCATCACCTTGCAGGGCAATGCCCTGAGGATCCTGCGCGAACTCGGCGTCTGGGAGCAGGTGGAAGCGAAAGGCTACCCGTTCAGTAACCTGGGGCTGCGCGCACCGGATCCTGCCGGCACCATCATTGCCGTGCTTGAGGACATCCGGACAGGAGGCGACGACTTGCCTGCCACCTTGGGCATGTACCGTCCCGACCTGACCGCGATCCTGCGTGAACGCGCCTTGCAGGCGGGCACCCGCATCACCTACCGCAAAACGGTCACCGGCATAGAGGACGACGGCGACAGCGTCACCGTCCGTACCTCAGGCGGCGACAGCTCCCGCTACGACCTCCTCATCGGCGCCGATGGGCTTCATTCCGCAGTCCGCAAGGCCATCGGCGTCGAGGTTGAACCCCAACCAACCGGCATGGGCATCTGGAGGGCCTTCGTGGAACGCCCCGAGGACGTGGTGCGGACCGATCTCACCTACGGCGGCCCCTGCTTTATTGCCGGATACTGCCCCACCGGTCCCGACTCCATCTACGCCTACCTTGTAGAGAGGGCTCAAGAACGTAAGCACGAAGACGGTCCTCGCATCATGACCGAACTCGCGGCAGCCTACGGCGGCCCGTGGAACGAGATCCGCGCCAATCTGAACCACAGCGCGCGCATCAACTACACCTGGTTCACCACGCACTTGGTGGATGGCCCCTGGAACCGCGGGCGCACTGTGATCATCGGGGACGCCGCCCACAGTTGCCCGCCGACGGTCGCCCAAGGCGCCGCCATGGCCTTCGAGGACGCTGCGGTGCTCGCCGAACTTCTCATTTCAGCCGACCACGTCACGGAGACCCTCTGGAAGGAATTCACCGACCGCCGATTGGAGAGGGCTACGGCCGTCGTCAAAGCTTCAGTCCAGCTTGGTCAATGGATGCTGGATGGCGTGCGCGACGCCAACGTTCCCGGTCTGATGAACTCGCTTTCCACCATGTTGAAGGAACCCGCATGA
- a CDS encoding cyclase family protein, translated as MTTDALDSAPIQRTDPLASIAAAAETYNNWGRWGEDDVLGTLNFIDASKRVEAAALVTTGEAFSLSQPFDTNGPQKGWRRRTNPVHTMTDTGVDAERGNQGFPHGFGGADDVIAMPLQCSTQWDGLGHIFDRGKAWNGRAAGDVVTSEGDLVTGIETAAAKIVTRGVLLDVGRALGPELGRTDGELPDGFAITPEHLERTIERQGPSSAVRRGDILVIRTGQYTRVRREGWGDYAGGSAPGLSFTTAAWLHASEIAGIATDTWGFEVRPNEFEGAFQPLHQIAIPNLGLFLGEMWDPDQLAEACAADGKYDFMLTAAPLPITGAVGSPVNPIAVR; from the coding sequence GTGACCACTGACGCCCTGGACTCGGCACCGATCCAGCGTACTGATCCGCTGGCCAGCATTGCTGCGGCTGCGGAAACATACAACAACTGGGGCCGCTGGGGCGAGGACGATGTCCTTGGGACGTTGAACTTTATCGACGCCTCAAAACGAGTCGAGGCTGCTGCTCTGGTGACAACGGGCGAGGCGTTCTCCTTGTCGCAACCGTTCGATACCAACGGCCCCCAGAAGGGTTGGCGGCGCCGGACCAACCCGGTGCACACCATGACCGACACCGGGGTAGACGCAGAACGAGGCAACCAGGGATTCCCACACGGCTTCGGCGGGGCTGATGACGTCATCGCCATGCCCTTGCAGTGCTCTACGCAATGGGACGGGCTGGGCCACATCTTCGATCGGGGTAAGGCATGGAACGGCCGGGCCGCCGGGGACGTGGTCACTTCAGAGGGCGACCTCGTGACCGGGATCGAAACCGCCGCGGCCAAGATCGTCACCCGTGGCGTACTGCTGGACGTCGGCCGGGCTCTGGGCCCCGAGTTGGGACGTACCGATGGGGAACTACCCGATGGCTTCGCTATCACCCCGGAGCACTTGGAGCGCACCATCGAACGTCAGGGCCCCAGCTCCGCCGTTCGCCGAGGCGACATCCTGGTGATCCGGACCGGTCAGTACACCCGGGTCCGCCGTGAAGGCTGGGGCGACTATGCCGGCGGTTCCGCTCCGGGGCTGTCCTTCACTACGGCGGCGTGGCTGCACGCCTCGGAGATCGCGGGAATCGCCACGGACACCTGGGGTTTCGAAGTCAGGCCCAACGAGTTTGAAGGTGCTTTCCAACCACTCCACCAAATCGCCATCCCCAATTTGGGGCTGTTCCTCGGCGAAATGTGGGATCCGGACCAACTCGCTGAAGCATGTGCTGCCGACGGCAAGTACGACTTCATGCTCACGGCAGCGCCACTGCCCATCACCGGGGCTGTCGGTTCACCAGTCAATCCCATCGCCGTCCGGTAG
- a CDS encoding fumarylacetoacetate hydrolase family protein, whose product MTQPHYALVRFQEPGSAKPRAGLLVGDRVLPLDSDINSLIQHWETTEGELDQLAASASAETGLAVSGVEVLAPVEPAQVLQTGANYRKHVIDLAVAHRDAGQDAEEVRSKTAAMMDERAGQGTPYFFIGLPTAIASATDDLTLPGYSKSHDWELELAAVIGKEAFRVTPEQALEHVFGYTMVNDITTREYVFRKDMPAIGSDWYRAKNARGFLPTGPLLVPTKFFGDPQDVQVTLKLNGKAMQDESTQDMIFGVAKLVSEASQIMPLRPGDLVLTGSPAGNGQHWGRLLQDGDVMEGTITGLGTQLIHCKDEQ is encoded by the coding sequence ATGACGCAGCCACACTATGCACTGGTCCGCTTCCAGGAACCGGGTTCAGCTAAACCGCGGGCTGGCTTACTGGTCGGCGACCGCGTCCTGCCCCTGGACAGTGACATCAACTCGCTGATCCAGCACTGGGAAACCACCGAAGGTGAGCTCGACCAACTGGCCGCATCGGCCAGTGCGGAGACAGGCCTGGCGGTGTCCGGCGTCGAGGTCCTTGCCCCGGTCGAACCGGCGCAGGTACTGCAGACCGGCGCCAACTACCGCAAACACGTGATCGACTTGGCCGTGGCACACCGCGATGCCGGCCAGGATGCTGAAGAGGTGCGCTCCAAGACCGCTGCCATGATGGATGAGCGCGCGGGCCAGGGAACGCCGTACTTCTTCATCGGCCTCCCGACGGCGATCGCATCCGCCACGGACGATCTCACCCTGCCGGGGTACAGCAAATCCCACGACTGGGAACTTGAACTCGCTGCTGTGATCGGTAAGGAGGCGTTCCGGGTCACGCCCGAGCAAGCCCTGGAGCACGTGTTTGGTTACACCATGGTCAACGACATCACCACCCGCGAATATGTGTTCCGTAAGGACATGCCCGCCATCGGATCGGACTGGTACCGCGCTAAGAACGCCCGCGGCTTCCTGCCCACAGGTCCCCTGCTGGTGCCTACCAAGTTCTTCGGTGACCCGCAGGATGTCCAGGTCACGCTGAAGCTCAATGGCAAGGCCATGCAGGACGAATCGACTCAGGACATGATCTTCGGTGTCGCCAAGCTTGTCAGTGAAGCATCGCAAATCATGCCCTTGCGCCCGGGAGACTTGGTCCTGACCGGCAGCCCCGCGGGCAACGGCCAGCACTGGGGACGGCTCCTCCAGGACGGCGACGTCATGGAAGGCACCATCACCGGACTCGGAACCCAACTCATCCACTGCAAGGACGAACAGTGA
- a CDS encoding VOC family protein, whose protein sequence is METPLSHLAHLEITTPDVEASARFYEDKFGMRIIDRVDGNVYLRCWGDYYRYSLVITEGPEASLGRMAWRTNSQSALESAAARVEATGVQGSWTAGGHGFGKAYEFTGPYGHHMRLFYDVEKFVAEPGFESTYPDRPERRSSHAAAPRFLDHVTVASSDVRGFAKWYNEALGFRVMAFVDLDEAPITVFSVLTTNEKSHDLGVVLDTSSRAGRVHHIAFWVDATEDLLRTADVMMENGTPMEYGPSIHGVGEQNFLYFRDPSGLRVELNSGGYRNYVPDWDANTWKPSLGSNNFYKNGAMPHSMTESFPPAEGFTATEEGASAEMKEALLNPYAKQGRG, encoded by the coding sequence GTGGAAACTCCCCTCTCCCATCTTGCCCACCTCGAGATCACCACTCCGGACGTCGAAGCCTCGGCACGGTTCTACGAGGATAAGTTCGGCATGCGCATCATTGACCGCGTGGATGGCAACGTGTACTTGCGGTGCTGGGGCGACTACTACCGCTACAGCCTGGTCATCACGGAAGGCCCCGAAGCTTCTTTGGGCCGGATGGCGTGGCGCACCAACTCCCAGTCCGCGCTGGAATCCGCAGCAGCCCGTGTTGAAGCGACCGGCGTGCAGGGCAGCTGGACCGCCGGTGGCCACGGCTTCGGCAAGGCCTACGAGTTCACTGGTCCCTACGGACACCACATGCGCCTGTTCTATGACGTGGAGAAGTTCGTCGCCGAGCCTGGCTTCGAATCCACCTACCCGGATCGTCCCGAGCGCCGCAGCAGCCACGCCGCCGCACCCCGGTTCCTGGACCACGTCACGGTCGCTTCCTCCGACGTCCGAGGCTTCGCCAAGTGGTACAACGAGGCCCTGGGCTTCCGCGTCATGGCCTTCGTTGATCTGGATGAAGCACCCATCACGGTCTTCTCGGTGTTGACCACTAACGAGAAGTCCCATGACCTCGGCGTCGTCCTTGACACGTCCAGCCGCGCTGGCCGCGTCCACCACATCGCCTTTTGGGTGGACGCCACCGAGGACCTGCTCCGCACTGCTGACGTGATGATGGAAAACGGGACCCCCATGGAATACGGCCCCTCCATCCACGGCGTGGGTGAGCAGAATTTCCTCTACTTCCGCGACCCCTCCGGGCTGCGCGTGGAGCTCAACTCCGGCGGCTACCGCAACTACGTCCCGGACTGGGACGCCAACACCTGGAAGCCCTCGCTCGGTTCCAACAACTTCTACAAGAACGGCGCCATGCCTCACTCCATGACCGAGTCCTTCCCGCCCGCCGAAGGTTTCACTGCCACCGAAGAAGGTGCTTCCGCTGAAATGAAGGAAGCCCTCCTGAACCCCTACGCAAAGCAGGGCCGGGGCTAA
- a CDS encoding MFS transporter: MSTMDPTAIKTRPPADGRTAGKTQAALLVAGSCMPVLGAVLLAPVLPTLNQVFADTPGVAILVPLVLTLPALFVALFSPLAGYVADRMGRKQLLIYAMLAYALFGTAPLWLDSLGAIALSRVGVGIAEAAIMTCCTTLITDYYSGQQRNKYLGLQTMVSALAATAFFALGGALGSISWRTPFWLYAVSAVLVIPMVLKLWEPAKITPITTTKQPVPWRQIGAPAAVTLFGGIVFYALIVHLPYVITDLGVTDTGLIGGAAAIASLATAAGAISFRYLAKLGTRKLLIAAFGLAAVGLCLVSLAGNVPLAIAGAVIASAGTGVLLPTLLTWAVNGLDFAQRGRGTGIWTGTLFIGQFLTPIVLGAVAAGLGNLSLALGALGMACALGLVAILVRGPRLVTISQ; the protein is encoded by the coding sequence ATGAGCACCATGGATCCAACTGCGATCAAGACCCGTCCACCAGCTGACGGCCGGACGGCCGGAAAGACCCAGGCCGCACTGCTGGTCGCCGGGAGCTGCATGCCCGTACTCGGCGCGGTCCTACTGGCACCTGTCCTCCCTACTCTGAACCAGGTCTTTGCCGATACCCCCGGCGTCGCCATCCTCGTACCCTTGGTCCTCACCCTGCCGGCGCTGTTTGTAGCACTGTTCTCGCCGCTGGCGGGTTACGTCGCGGACAGGATGGGGCGCAAGCAGCTGCTCATCTATGCGATGTTGGCGTACGCCCTTTTTGGGACGGCACCGTTGTGGCTGGACTCCCTCGGCGCCATCGCTCTCTCGAGAGTCGGCGTCGGCATTGCCGAGGCGGCCATCATGACCTGCTGCACCACCCTGATCACCGACTACTACTCCGGACAGCAGCGAAACAAGTACCTCGGTCTCCAGACCATGGTCAGCGCGCTGGCGGCCACCGCATTCTTTGCCCTGGGCGGCGCACTGGGCAGCATCAGTTGGCGGACTCCGTTCTGGCTCTACGCTGTTAGCGCCGTGCTGGTGATCCCCATGGTCCTCAAGCTGTGGGAACCTGCAAAAATCACGCCCATAACCACGACTAAACAGCCGGTGCCGTGGCGACAGATTGGCGCTCCGGCCGCTGTGACTCTGTTTGGTGGGATCGTGTTCTACGCGCTGATCGTCCACTTGCCGTATGTCATCACAGATTTGGGCGTGACGGATACTGGGCTCATTGGCGGTGCCGCTGCGATCGCCTCATTGGCCACTGCAGCAGGCGCCATCTCCTTCCGGTACCTTGCCAAGCTGGGCACTCGGAAACTGCTGATCGCCGCTTTCGGACTGGCCGCCGTCGGGCTTTGCCTTGTCTCGTTGGCCGGGAATGTGCCGCTGGCGATCGCGGGCGCCGTTATCGCCAGCGCCGGTACCGGAGTGCTGCTGCCGACACTCCTGACGTGGGCGGTCAACGGCCTGGACTTCGCCCAGCGGGGACGCGGTACCGGCATCTGGACCGGGACGCTGTTCATCGGGCAGTTCCTCACCCCGATTGTGCTTGGCGCAGTTGCTGCTGGCCTGGGGAACCTCAGCCTTGCACTTGGGGCGTTGGGCATGGCTTGCGCGCTTGGCTTGGTGGCGATCCTTGTCCGGGGGCCGCGGTTGGTCACGATCAGCCAGTAA